In a single window of the Mustelus asterias chromosome 3, sMusAst1.hap1.1, whole genome shotgun sequence genome:
- the LOC144491808 gene encoding G-protein coupled receptor 35-like: MTFILLKLGTPDNCSRFNLSINCQISLYLLSASMCDWNYTTDSQFVKTFQYVVHIPTFILGLIINSVALWILCIRIKKWMESTIYMTNLIVSDIFLLFSLPFKIHADKEGGKWYLGRIFCRFVESLYFVNTYGTILLIMMISLDRYIAIKHPFLARTLRSPKKATIVCTVMWVSIWSASIPNYILSESQQQIEMCFAEFSKYWETMIFPLTMETIFVISAITVMFCSVQTVRTLQRVEEERDGMSMRTSMNIISSNLVTFLLCFTPYHVAMLLYLLAKQICITTDYRAPLRAFLQISQCLATINCCLDGMYYYSIIKDFWKSQVKSAEETVSTHSS, encoded by the coding sequence atgacATTTATCCTTCTCAAATTGGGTACGCCAGATAATTGCAGCAGGTTCAACTTAAGTATTAACTGTCAGATATCTCTGTATCTACTTTCAGCAAGTATGTGCGATTGGAACTATACAACGGACTCTCAATTCGTGAAGACATTTCAGTATGTGGTGCATATACCAACATTCATCCTGGGACTGATCATTAATTCGGTTGCCCTCTGGATTCTCTGCATCCGAATAAAGAAGTGGATGGAATCTACGATCTACATGACAAATTTGATTGTCTCTGACATATTTCTGCTGTTCTCCCTGCCTTTCAAGATCCACGCCGACAAAGAGGGTGGAAAGTGGTACCTGGGACGAATATTCTGCAGGTTTGTGGAGTCTCTGTACTTTGTGAACACTTATGGGACAATCCTGTTAATAATGATGATCTCGTTGGATCGGTACATCGCTATCAAACATCCTTTCCTGGCAAGAACCCTCAGATCTCCAAAGAAAGCCACCATCGTCTGTACTGTGATGTGGGTTTCTATCTGGTCTGCCAGCATTCCAAACTACATCCTATCTGAGAGTCAGCAGCAAATAGAAATGTGCTTTGCAGAGTTTTCCAAATATTGGGAAACAATGATATTTCCCCTGACAATGGAAACCATCTTTGTCATCTCCGCCATCACTGTGATGTTCTGCAGTGTTCAGACAGTCAGAACACTGCAAagagtggaggaagagagagacggTATGAGCATGAGGACGTCTATGAACATTATTTCTTCAAATCTGGTGACCTTCCTTCTCTGCTTTACACCATATCATGTGGCCATGCTGCTGTACCTTTTAGCAAAGCAGATCTGCATAACAACTGATTACAGGGCACCCCTGCGAGCCTTTCTCCAGATTTCTCAGTGTTTGGCAACTATAAACTGTTGTCTGGATGGAATGTATTACTATTCGATCATTAAGGATTTCTGGAAATCCCAGGTCAAGAGCGCAGAGGAAACTGTTTCAACTCATTCCAGTTGA